Proteins co-encoded in one Halococcoides cellulosivorans genomic window:
- a CDS encoding Rrf2 family transcriptional regulator, whose translation MASIDLTVSQETVLRALTDLNRETSEPVKGERIADRVDRDPGTVRNHMQSLKALQLVRGIPGPKGGYQPTTDAFEVLDCQRLDGAVETPLRRNGETVEDLVVTDITLANVHDPEGSRATVSVEGSLDRFEGGDRVAVGPTPGAGVSVRGTITATDRSGRELVLEIESVGTEAVDVARPAAP comes from the coding sequence ATGGCCTCGATCGACCTCACGGTCAGCCAGGAGACGGTCCTTCGGGCGTTGACGGACCTCAACCGGGAGACAAGCGAGCCGGTCAAAGGCGAGCGGATCGCTGACCGGGTCGACCGCGACCCCGGAACGGTTCGCAATCACATGCAGAGCCTGAAGGCCCTCCAGTTGGTGCGAGGGATTCCGGGCCCGAAAGGCGGGTATCAACCGACGACAGACGCCTTCGAGGTGCTGGATTGCCAGCGTCTCGACGGGGCGGTCGAGACCCCGCTGCGGCGGAACGGAGAAACAGTCGAGGACCTCGTCGTGACGGACATCACACTCGCGAACGTCCACGACCCCGAGGGCTCGCGCGCGACGGTCTCGGTCGAAGGGTCACTCGATCGCTTCGAGGGCGGCGATCGCGTCGCAGTGGGGCCGACACCGGGCGCTGGCGTCTCCGTGCGCGGGACGATCACCGCGACAGATCGGTCGGGCCGTGAACTCGTCCTCGAAATCGAGTCCGTCGGGACCGAAGCCGTCGACGTCGCGCGCCCCGCCGCGCCCTGA
- a CDS encoding ferredoxin: MSDLDPMSIGESDAPPIDEKPYKLLFEANLCIGAGKCAAVSETWSLDFDTGIAVPETYFVDESSVAENVDAAEACPAKGGAGVIHVIDRRTGEEIAPDPEGTGEPSLEWSRE, from the coding sequence ATGAGCGACCTCGACCCGATGTCGATCGGTGAGTCCGACGCGCCGCCGATCGACGAGAAGCCCTACAAACTCCTGTTCGAGGCGAACCTCTGTATCGGCGCGGGCAAGTGTGCGGCCGTCTCGGAGACCTGGTCGCTGGATTTCGACACCGGGATCGCCGTCCCCGAGACGTACTTCGTCGACGAATCGTCCGTGGCGGAGAACGTCGACGCCGCTGAGGCCTGCCCGGCGAAAGGCGGCGCGGGCGTGATCCACGTTATCGACCGTCGGACGGGCGAGGAGATCGCGCCCGATCCCGAGGGGACGGGCGAGCCGAGTCTGGAGTGGTCACGCGAGTAG